The segment CCGAACTTTGTCGACGCCCATCTCGGTGAAGACGCCGACGAGCCGGGCCGTCTCCTCGAAGGAAAGGAGATGTCGTTTGGGAAGCCAAACGTAGTCCACCTCGGGCATGCAGTATTGGCAACGCAGATTGCAGCGATCGGTGACCGACACCCTCAAGCTGCGAAGCGGCCGTCCGAGCTCGTCCATCGCGTCAGTCTACGCGAGCTCCTCGACGGCGTCCAAACCGTCGGCGAGCCGCTCCGGCTATGAGAGTCAGGAGATTGCGCATCGGATCGGCGGCGAAGCGGCGGAGCCGGATGGGCTCCGCCGCCGGACTCAGGATGCGACCTTTACCAGGCCGTTCAATTTCTCCGCCAGTGCCCCTTTGGGGGCGGCGCCTACGAGTTGCTCGACCACTTTGCCGTCACGGAAGAAGAGCAGCGTCGGGATCGATCGCACGCCATACTCGATGGCGAGCGCCTGATGCTCGTCGACGTTGACCTTGGCGATTTTGGCCCTTCCGTCGAACTCCTCCGCAAGCTCCTCGATGGCCGGCGCGATCATCTTGCACGGACCGCACCAATCGGCCCAGAAGTCCACGAGAACGGGTTTGTCGGATTGCAGAACCTCGGTCTTGAAGTTCTCTTCGGTGGCTGTGATGTATTTGCCCATTAGCAGGCGTCTCCTTTCCTGAATTCTAGGCCCGCAGCGGAGCGGGGTCTTCCAAAATCGAAAGCGTGATGTCGACGGCGTCTTTCAGCACGTCGTAGTCGACCGAACACTTTGCCAGGACCCGAAGTCCCTGAAGGCCGTTGGTCAAAAACCTCGCGATGGCGAGGGGCTCGAACCTCGCCGGGAGCTGGCCGCGCCGCCTGGCGTCCAATAGAGATTGCTGGAAGGCACTCTCCACGCGGGCGAGATTCCTCCGGACCCTTTCGCGAACGTCGACGTCTTCCTCGGCCAGGGCGACTGCGGTATTGGTTATCAGGCATCCTTTGACGCCGCTTCCGCAGGCGCAGTCCTCGAGCACCTGCTCGAAGACGCGTCGGATACCCTCTCTCGAGTTTCCTGACTTCAGGAAGGCAAGCATCTTGAGATAGAAGCGCTCCTCGTACCGTTCCAGCGCCTCCAGGAACAGTTGACGCTTGTCACCGAAAGCCGCGTAGAGACTTCCTCGCTGGATGCCCATCGAATCGACCAGGTCTTGCACCGAGGTGCCCCCGTAGCCTTTGGTCCAGAACGCCTCCATGGCGCGCTCCAGCGCCTCGTCCCGGTCGAATTCGCGCGGTCTCGACATCGACACGAGTATACCCATTTTAGAACGACCAGTCAAGAATAAGACCAGGGAGCGAAATTTTGTGGTTGGCCGGAGTGAACGATTGATTTATCATTCAATCATGTCGACGCAAGTCTTTGGCACGCACGTTTGTCGGTCGGACATTCGAGAGCAGGTTCTCTCGATCGATCGGGCCCGGATGCTTGCCGAGACCTTCAAGGTGCTGGGCGATCCGACGCGGGTACGCATGGTCCATGCGCTGTCCCTGAGCGAGCTGTGCACGTCGGACCTGGCCGAGGTCGTGAGCATGAGCGAATCGGCGGTCTCCCATCAGCTACGAACACTGCGCCAGTTGCGTGTGGTCCGGAGCCGCCGGGAGGGCAAGCTCGTTTTCTACAGTCTGGACGACGACCATATTCGAAGGCTCTTCGAGCAGGGTTTCGAGCACACGCTCGAAAAGGCGCGCGCGGGCGATTCATGAGCTCGACGAGAACGGCACTCTATTCTCACGGGCATTCGAGGCTCGCGAGTCGCCAGGCGATGCTTTTCGCGTTCTTCCTGACGTTTGGGTTCATGATCGCCGAGCTCGTAGGAGGCGTTCTGGCGAACAGTCTCGCCCTGATCGCCGATGCAGGGCACATGGTTTCCGATGCGGCCGCTCTCGGTCTCGGGCTGGCAGCGATGTGGATGGCGAGTCATCCCCACACCGAACGCCGCACATTCGGCTTTCATCGGGCGGAGATTCTGGCTGCGCTCGCGAACGGTGCTCTGCTTCTCGCAATCGCATTCGTCGTCTCGTGGCACGCCCTCGCTCGACTGAGGGAGCCGCAGCCGGTCGCCAGCGGACCGATGCTGGTCATCGCCCTGGTCGGCTTGGTCGTCAATCTCGCCGCGATTCAGGTGCTCGGCCGGCATCGCCACGCCAACTTGAACGTGCGAGGCGCTTTTCTTCACGTGCTCGGAGACGCGCTCGGCTCCGCCGGCGTGATCGTCGCTGCGCTCGTGATTCGCTGGACCG is part of the Vicinamibacteria bacterium genome and harbors:
- the trxA gene encoding thioredoxin, whose translation is MGKYITATEENFKTEVLQSDKPVLVDFWADWCGPCKMIAPAIEELAEEFDGRAKIAKVNVDEHQALAIEYGVRSIPTLLFFRDGKVVEQLVGAAPKGALAEKLNGLVKVAS
- a CDS encoding cation diffusion facilitator family transporter; translated protein: MSSTRTALYSHGHSRLASRQAMLFAFFLTFGFMIAELVGGVLANSLALIADAGHMVSDAAALGLGLAAMWMASHPHTERRTFGFHRAEILAALANGALLLAIAFVVSWHALARLREPQPVASGPMLVIALVGLVVNLAAIQVLGRHRHANLNVRGAFLHVLGDALGSAGVIVAALVIRWTGFTPIDAIVSLFIAALIVFSGWRLVRETVSVLLESSPRHVDSEALRRDLVAIPGVVDVHDLHIWTVTSGFVSLSCHAEVFSADIADDVLRAATSLLRERYGIRHVTIQPETSRVHEELEHCCLDDHEPRPSLRRFLSPS
- a CDS encoding TetR/AcrR family transcriptional regulator, whose amino-acid sequence is MSRPREFDRDEALERAMEAFWTKGYGGTSVQDLVDSMGIQRGSLYAAFGDKRQLFLEALERYEERFYLKMLAFLKSGNSREGIRRVFEQVLEDCACGSGVKGCLITNTAVALAEEDVDVRERVRRNLARVESAFQQSLLDARRRGQLPARFEPLAIARFLTNGLQGLRVLAKCSVDYDVLKDAVDITLSILEDPAPLRA
- a CDS encoding metalloregulator ArsR/SmtB family transcription factor: MSTQVFGTHVCRSDIREQVLSIDRARMLAETFKVLGDPTRVRMVHALSLSELCTSDLAEVVSMSESAVSHQLRTLRQLRVVRSRREGKLVFYSLDDDHIRRLFEQGFEHTLEKARAGDS